A single window of Gossypium arboreum isolate Shixiya-1 chromosome 13, ASM2569848v2, whole genome shotgun sequence DNA harbors:
- the LOC108462895 gene encoding laccase-11-like yields the protein MAVGKILSSGPILLFLLYLVALVSLPADAAVKRYQFDVQVKNVSRLCHAKPIVTVNGMFPGPTIYARDGDRVVINVTNYAQYNMSIHWHGLKQFRNGWADGPAYITQCPIQNGHSYTYDFNVTGQRGTLWWHAHIFWLRATVYGAIVIMPKQGTPFPFPQPYRETDIVLGEWWNNDVEEVVKQGNKLGLPPNTSDAHTINGKPGPLFPCSEKHTFAMEVEQGKTYLLRIINAALNDELFFAVAGHNMTVVEIDAVYTKPFTTQAILIAPGQTTNVLVQANQAPGRYFMAARPFMDAPLTVDNKTATAILQYKGIPNTVLPILPKLPLPNDTAFALSYNAKLRSLNSPLYPANVPLKVDRRLFYTIGLGINPCPTCLNGTRLSASLNNITFVMPHIGLLQAHYFNIKGVYTADFPDRPPQPFNYTGAPLTANLGTTLGTRLSKIAFNSTVELVLQDTNLLTVESHPFHLHGYNFFVVGTGIGNFDPAKDPAKFNLVDPPERNTVGVPTGGWTAIRFRADNPGVWFMHCHLELHTGWGLKTAFVVENGKGPDQSILPPPKDLPPC from the exons ATGGCAGTGGGCAAAATTTTGAGCTCAGGGCCAATATTGCTTTTCTTGCTTTATCTGGTTGCCTTGGTTTCGCTTCCTGCAGATGCAGCAGTGAAAAGATACCAGTTCGAT GTTCAAGTGAAAAACGTTAGCAGGTTATGCCATGCTAAACCTATCGTTACAGTGAATGGGATGTTTCCAGGGCCAACCATATACGCTAGAGACGGCGATAGAGTTGTCATTAATGTCACAAACTATGCACAATATAACATGTCAATTCATTG GCATGGGCTTAAACAGTTTCGCAATGGATGGGCAGATGGACCAGCTTATATAACACAATGCCCTATACAAAACGGGCATAGTTACACGTATGACTTTAATGTAACAGGTCAAAGAGGGACACTTTGGTGGCATGCACATATCTTTTGGCTAAGAGCCACTGTTTATGGTGCAATTGTGATCATGCCAAAGCAAGGGACCCCTTTCCCTTTTCCTCAGCCTTACAGAGAAACTGACATAGTTTTAG GTGAATGGTGGAATAACGATGTCGAAGAAGTTGTGAAACAAGGGAACAAGTTGGGGTTGCCACCAAATACATCCGATGCTCACACCATTAATGGAAAGCCAGGGCCATTGTTCCCATGTTCCGAGAAAC ATACATTTGCAATGGAGGTTGAACAAGGAAAGACATATCTCTTGAGAATCATCAATGCTGCACTCAACGACGAACTTTTCTTTGCAGTCGCAGGCCATAATATGACAGTGGTCGAAATAGATGCAGTTTATACCAAACCATTTACCACACAAGCAATCTTAATTGCACCAGGGCAGACCACAAATGTCCTTGTTCAAGCTAACCAAGCACCTGGTAGATATTTCATGGCTGCTAGGCCTTTTATGGATGCACCATTGACGGTAGACAATAAAACCGCAACGGCTATACTTCAATACAAAGGCATTCCCAACACCGTCCTCCCAATCCTTCCTAAGCTGCCATTACCCAATGACACTGCCTTTGCATTGAGCTACAATGCCAAACTTAGGAGCCTGAACTCTCCATTATACCCTGCAAATGTGCCTCTTAAAGTTGACAGGCGTCTTTTCTACACTATCGGGTTAGGAATTAACCCATGTCCAACCTGCTTGAACGGAACACGACTCAGTGCATCCTTGAACAACATTACCTTTGTTATGCCACATATTGGGCTTCTGCAAGCTCATTATTTCAACATCAAGGGAGTATATACAGCGGATTTCCCCGACCGCCCTCCTCAACCGTTCAACTACACCGGCGCACCATTGACTGCAAATCTTGGTACCACTTTGGGTACCAGGCTGAGCAAGATTGCATTCAACTCAACAGTAGAGTTAGTACTGCAGGATACCAATCTTCTAACTGTTGAATCCCATCCATTCCACCTTCATGGTTACAATTTCTTCGTTGTTGGGACCGGAATCGGGAACTTCGATCCCGCAAAAGATCCTGCTAAGTTTAACTTGGTTGATCCTCCAGAAAGGAATACGGTTGGAGTACCGACAGGCGGTTGGACCGCCATAAGGTTCCGGGCTGATAATCCAG GAGTTTGGTTCATGCATTGTCATTTGGAGCTGCATACAGGGTGGGGTTTGAAGACTGCTTTTGTGGTAGAGAATGGAAAGGGACCCGATCAGTCCATTTTGCCTCCTCCAAAGGACCTTCCTCCTTGTTAA